In Polypterus senegalus isolate Bchr_013 chromosome 12, ASM1683550v1, whole genome shotgun sequence, the following are encoded in one genomic region:
- the gadd45gip1 gene encoding growth arrest and DNA damage-inducible proteins-interacting protein 1: MAASVVGRSALWTRGFVKRLRPSTPSPLAACGTILRVAFYNPRPLKLNLKDPYIPDRDSERTPEWQKSREFDRKLYGRHGSLSGVDAAVLWPTPEKLEKIEAEEREWQPTLEAMQKTIELRERELEKKRQARAKLVAANMEKMPKMVEDWRQEARKLKAKQREEKARREHLLAEAKERFGYALDPRSPKFQEMVKEIEKEEKRKKKLLKRMKENSKGEAASTDVKQAMQST, encoded by the exons ATGGCGGCCTCCGTAGTTGGTCGGAGTGCGTTATGGACACGGGGTTTTGTCAAACGACTTCGACCGTCGACTCCCAGCCCTTTAGCAGCTTGCGGTACGATACTCAGGGTGGCATTCTATAACCCCAGACCTCTGAAACTAAACCTCAAAGACCCCTATATCCCTGACCGGGACAGCGAGCGTACTCCAGAGTGGCAGAAGAGCCGCGAGTTTGACCGTAAACTGTACGGGCGACATGGCTCGCTGTCCGGGGTCGATGCCGCCGTGCTGTGGCCAACTCCGGAGAAACTGGAGAAGATCGAAGCGGAGGAGCGGGAATGGCAGCCGACGCTAGAGGCGATGCAGAAAACCATCGAGCTGAGGGAAAGGGAGCTGGAGAAGAAACGCCAGGCCAG GGCAAAATTAGTTGCTGCTAACATGGAAAAAATGCCAAAAATGGTAGAAGACTGGCGCCAGGAGGCCCGCAAATTAAAGGCTAAGCAGCGCGAGGAGAAGGCCCGTCGGGAGCATCTGCTGGCGGAAGCTAAGGAACGGTTTGGTTATGCCCTTGACCCTCGAAGCCCAAAGTTCCAGGAAATGGTGAAGGAGatagaaaaggaagagaaaaggaaaaagaaactgcTTAAAAGAATGAAGGAAAATTCCAAGGGTGAAGCGGCATCGACTGACGTTAAGCAGGCAATGCAATCCACATAG